One window of the Cardiocondyla obscurior isolate alpha-2009 linkage group LG05, Cobs3.1, whole genome shotgun sequence genome contains the following:
- the L(3)72dn gene encoding U3 small nucleolar RNA-associated protein 4 homolog, whose amino-acid sequence MASYRIHNIRFYNLVPKSVTCLCHESKTKKLALARNNNSIEIWNVENAPFIECTIAGHAENSVESILWIDSRLFSTGLQGTVIEYDLRMLSIKHEQTVIGGAAWCMDVNQEKSCLAVGTEDGFINTFTVHKDKLIYERIFDKQEGRILCIKWDNTGEMIYTGSTDTIRVWSAISGHAIHKMTTSKSNIKKETIVWCLAVTDDNIIISGDSHGFLCFWDPQMGVLIESHESHAADILAITISHDMNVVYCAGVDPVVRSFCKVVLKSSGKSQWVKGIERRLHAHDVRALVEANGKLYSAGVDGYLAVSSYPPKNLVKYPPLLEPPCATICRKSRCILLRYTNYLQLWRLGTATKDPPELVRSSMLHQLDEEPIKLLQLQTKGDESIISYAINKDSKTIVYSTDTHVRVFNFDVVEGDAQLSRNDTDLSMNRIQKMLFSPNGKLFAAINNDGSENTVTLFKVNKKSLSLIGSFQTTKESIKNIGLVCFSPDSKYLVCADRQREVAVYFIDDGVTTESLKGWQLPKYNCSPTAIAVQKSTLNLVIVYSDHKIIEYNILTKRYTEFSNNLQSRLSKQWLARPFPITNIIFDPQNENIIILQDDSSIYIINKNGELLDKEVKVPKRENGECIEDSNSISSSQSQHTFQVAKKYKHLVYLNWLNDEEMVAVEVNPTSLSEKLPPTLKQKFFGM is encoded by the exons ATGGCTTCATATCGCATACATAACATAAGATTTTACAATTTGGTGCCGAAGTCGGTGACCTGCTTGTGCCATGAGTCGAAAACGAAAAAGCTAGCTCTTGCAAG AAACAACAATTCTATAGAAATCTGGAATGTGGAAAATGCACCGTTTATTGAGTGCACCATTGCCGGCCATGCCGAAAACTCTGTGGAAAGTATTCTCTGGATTGATTCTAGACTGTTTTCAACTGGACTTCAGGGTACAGTAATCGAATATGATTTACGAATGCTGAGTATCAAGCACGAACAAACAGTGATAGGAGGAGCAGCTTGGTGCATGGATGTAAATCAAGAAAAATCTTGTTTGGCTGTTGGCACAGAGGATGGATTTATCAATACTTTCACTGTACATaaggataaattaatttatgagaGAATATTTGATAAACAGGAAGGAAGAATTTTGTGTATTAAATGGGATAACACAGGTGAGATGATTTATACAGGTTCTACAGATACTATCAGAGTTTGGAGTGCCATATCTGGACATGCAATTCATAAAATGACCACTTCAAAAAGTAACATCAAGAAAGAAACAATTGTTTGGTGTCTCGCAGTCACTGAtgacaatattataatatctgGTGACTCTCATGGCTTTTTATGCTTCTGGGATCCACAAATGGGAGTTTTAATAGAGTCCCATGAAAGTCATGCAGCTGATATACTGGCTATCACTATATCACATGACATGAACGTTGTATATTGTGCTGGTGTAGACCCAGTTGTAAGAAGCTTTTGCAAAGTTGTCCTTAAATCAAGTGGAAAGTCTCAATGGGTAAAAGGAATTGAGAGGAGATTACATGCTCATGATGTCAGAGCACTGGTGGAAGCTAATGGGAAACTATATTCGGCTGGAGTAGATGGATATCTTGCTGTGTCAAGTTATCCACCAAAAAATCTTGTAAAATATCCTCCACTGTTAGAACCACCCTGTGCCACAATTTGCCGAAAATCTAGATGTATCTTATTAAGATATACAAATTATCTACAGTTATGGAGACTTGGTACAGCTACAAAAGATCCTCCAGAATTAGTACGTTCTTCAATGCTGCATCAATTAGATGAAGAACCCATTAAACTGCTGCAGTTACAAACGAAAGGTGACGAAAGCATAATCTCTTATGCCATTAACAAAGACTCGAAGACCATTGTGTATTCGACAGATACTCACGTTAGAGTTTTTAACTTTGATGTGGTGGAAGGCGACGCTCAGTTGTCTAGAAACGATACCGACTTATCCATGAATCgaatacaaaaaatgttattcAGTCCAAATGGTAAATTATTTGCTGCCATTAACAACGACGGCAGTGAAAATACTGTAACGTTGTTCAAAGTAAATAAGAAAAGCTTAAGTTTAATTGGATCGTTTCAAACGACGAAGGagtctattaaaaatatcggtCTCGTGTGCTTTTCTCCAGATAGTAAGTATCTTGTATGCGCTGACCGGCAACGTGAAGTTgctgtatattttattgatgaCGGCGTAACGACTGAATCGCTCAAGGGATGGCAACTACCCAAATATAACTGCTCACCGACGGCAATAGCCGTGCAGAAAAGTACGCTTAATCTGGTCATAGTGTATTCCGATCATAAG atcATCGAATACAACATCCTTACAAAAAGGTACACGGAGTTTTCTAACAACTTGCAAAGTCGGTTGTCAAAACAATGGTTAGCACGCCCATTCCCGATAACAAACATCATATTCGACCCGCAAAATGAAAATATCATAATCTTACAAGACGATTCGAGCatatatattatcaataaaaatggCGAATTGTTGGATAAAGAAGTTAAAGTTCCTAAGCGTGAAAACGGAGAGTGCATAGAAGATAGTAATTCAATTTCCAGCTCACAATCTCAACATACGTTTCAAGTTGCTAAGAAATATAAG caTCTCGTTTACTTAAATTGGTTGAACGACGAGGAGATGGTTGCTGTGGAGGTGAATCCGACATCACTTTCAGAAAAATTACCTCCCacgttaaaacaaaaattctttggcatgtaa